The following proteins are co-located in the Noviherbaspirillum sp. UKPF54 genome:
- a CDS encoding class II aldolase/adducin family protein → MNAPEKLSIPSLKERVSAEEWQARVDLAACYRLVADFGWSDLVFTHITARVPGVDNQFLINPYGMMFDEITASSLVKIDLHGNKIEESPFPVNPAGFTIHSAIHAARHDAQCVLHAHSINGVAVSAQKEGVLPISQQSIFVLSSLAYHDYEGVALNADEKPRLVADLGDKSYLMLRNHGLLTLGKTVADAFLNMYIFESACMIQIRAQSGGGELVRIPEPIIRGAQQQAKSVTKSQGGMLAWPGLLRRLDRIDPSYRT, encoded by the coding sequence ATGAATGCGCCAGAAAAGCTGTCGATCCCGTCATTGAAGGAGCGCGTCTCTGCCGAGGAATGGCAGGCGCGCGTCGATCTCGCCGCGTGTTATCGCCTGGTGGCGGACTTCGGCTGGAGCGATCTGGTTTTTACCCACATCACCGCCCGCGTGCCTGGCGTCGACAACCAGTTCCTCATCAACCCATACGGCATGATGTTCGACGAGATTACCGCATCGTCACTGGTGAAAATCGACCTCCATGGCAACAAGATCGAGGAATCACCGTTTCCGGTCAATCCCGCCGGCTTCACGATCCATTCCGCCATCCACGCGGCGCGGCATGACGCGCAGTGCGTGTTGCATGCCCATAGTATCAACGGCGTGGCGGTATCGGCGCAAAAGGAAGGCGTGCTGCCCATCTCGCAGCAATCGATTTTTGTGCTGTCGAGCCTGGCCTATCACGACTATGAAGGCGTGGCCTTGAATGCCGATGAGAAGCCCCGCCTGGTGGCGGATCTTGGAGATAAAAGCTATTTGATGTTACGCAACCACGGTTTGTTAACATTAGGAAAAACAGTTGCCGATGCGTTCCTTAACATGTATATCTTCGAATCGGCATGCATGATCCAGATCCGCGCCCAGTCCGGCGGCGGCGAGTTGGTCCGGATTCCGGAACCGATCATCCGCGGCGCCCAGCAACAGGCGAAAAGCGTGACCAAGTCGCAGGGCGGCATGCTGGCATGGCCGGGACTGCTGCGCCGCCTGGACCGGATCGATCCCTCCTACCGCACCTGA
- a CDS encoding HD domain-containing protein, whose product MDTNIKAHATFRDMQDSTAEDWKIIADEFRPYAAALPDRVLAHLRLLEGDCGGFPVDRLTHSLQTATRAWRDGRDEEYVVCALLHDIGDTLGSFNHPDIAAAILKPFVSPENLAMVEKHGIFQGYYFFHHLGMDRNLRDQFAGQALYDETVAFCEKYDAPAFDPEYDTLPLAFFEPMLRRVMARPKNTIYKAVS is encoded by the coding sequence ATGGATACGAACATCAAGGCGCACGCCACCTTCCGCGACATGCAGGACAGTACGGCGGAAGACTGGAAAATCATCGCGGACGAATTCAGGCCGTACGCCGCGGCCTTGCCGGATCGCGTGCTGGCGCACCTGCGCCTGCTGGAAGGCGACTGCGGCGGCTTTCCGGTGGACCGGTTGACGCATAGCCTGCAAACAGCCACGCGCGCATGGCGCGACGGGCGCGATGAAGAATACGTGGTGTGCGCGCTGCTGCATGACATTGGCGACACCCTCGGCAGCTTCAATCACCCGGATATCGCGGCCGCGATCCTGAAGCCGTTCGTCAGCCCGGAGAACCTGGCGATGGTAGAAAAGCACGGGATCTTCCAGGGCTATTACTTTTTCCATCATCTCGGCATGGACCGCAACCTGCGGGATCAGTTCGCAGGGCAGGCGCTGTATGACGAGACGGTCGCGTTTTGCGAAAAGTATGACGCGCCTGCATTCGATCCCGAGTATGACACGCTGCCGCTGGCATTTTTCGAACCGATGCTGCGCCGCGTAATGGCGCGGCCAAAGAACACGATCTATAAGGCTGTGTCCTAG
- a CDS encoding 3-(methylthio)propionyl-CoA ligase, whose protein sequence is MAQYTKSPLMGQMMSQPLLISSLIQHADRYFGDSEIVSRRVEGDIHRYTYRDCHARARRMANALGKLGVQMGDRVATLAWNGYRHMELYYAISGSGAVMHTINPRLHPEQIAYIVNHAEDQYLFFDMTFLPLVEAFAAHCGTVRGFVMMCDRECMPQQSKVPNLMCYEDLIAENSDRYDWPLFDENSASSLCYTSGTTGNPKGALYSHRSTVLHSFASVMPDALNVSSRDVVLPVVPMFHVNAWGLPYSVPMVGAKMVFPGPALDGKSIYELFEQEKVTFSAGVPTVWLGLLTYVGQNNLKFSTFRRTVIGGSACPPAMMKTFRHQYNVEVVHAWGMTEMSPLGTTCTLQSKHADLPEDQKQAILEKQGHAIYGVDMKIVDDSGKELPWDGKTYGNLLVKGPWIINSYFKAESGDVLQDGWFPTGDVATISPDGYMQITDRSKDVIKSGGEWIGTIDLENIAAGHPAVQQAACIGVFHPKWDERPLLVVVKKPDADLSKEELIRFFEGKIAKWWTPDDVVFVDALPIGATGKVLKNRIREQFKEYRLPTA, encoded by the coding sequence ATGGCGCAATACACCAAGAGCCCCTTGATGGGCCAGATGATGAGCCAGCCCTTGCTCATTTCGAGCCTGATCCAGCACGCGGACCGCTATTTCGGTGACAGTGAAATCGTCTCGCGCCGCGTGGAAGGCGACATCCACCGCTATACCTACCGCGATTGCCATGCACGTGCCCGCCGCATGGCCAATGCGCTCGGCAAGCTCGGCGTACAGATGGGCGACCGCGTGGCGACGCTGGCGTGGAACGGCTACCGCCACATGGAGTTGTACTACGCCATTTCCGGCTCCGGCGCTGTCATGCACACGATTAATCCGCGCCTGCATCCGGAACAGATCGCCTACATCGTCAACCACGCCGAGGACCAGTACCTGTTCTTCGACATGACGTTTCTGCCGCTGGTCGAGGCGTTTGCGGCGCATTGTGGAACCGTCCGGGGTTTCGTGATGATGTGCGATCGCGAATGCATGCCACAGCAGAGCAAGGTGCCGAACCTGATGTGTTACGAGGACCTGATTGCCGAAAATTCGGACCGGTACGACTGGCCCCTGTTCGACGAAAACTCGGCTTCCAGCCTGTGCTACACCTCCGGCACGACGGGCAACCCGAAGGGCGCGCTGTACTCGCACCGCTCGACGGTGCTGCATTCCTTTGCATCGGTCATGCCCGATGCGCTCAACGTGTCGTCGCGCGACGTGGTGCTGCCGGTGGTGCCGATGTTCCACGTGAATGCGTGGGGCTTGCCGTACTCGGTGCCGATGGTCGGCGCCAAGATGGTGTTCCCTGGGCCGGCGCTGGACGGCAAGTCGATCTATGAATTGTTCGAACAGGAGAAGGTGACGTTCTCCGCCGGCGTGCCGACCGTGTGGCTAGGCTTGCTGACCTATGTCGGACAGAACAATCTGAAGTTTTCGACTTTCCGGCGTACCGTGATCGGCGGATCGGCCTGCCCGCCGGCGATGATGAAGACCTTCCGCCACCAATATAACGTCGAGGTGGTGCATGCCTGGGGCATGACGGAGATGTCGCCGCTCGGCACCACATGCACGCTGCAAAGCAAGCATGCCGATCTGCCGGAGGATCAGAAGCAGGCAATCCTGGAGAAGCAGGGGCACGCCATCTACGGCGTCGACATGAAGATCGTCGACGACTCTGGCAAGGAGTTGCCGTGGGACGGCAAGACTTACGGCAATCTGCTGGTCAAGGGGCCGTGGATTATCAACAGCTATTTCAAGGCTGAGAGCGGCGACGTCCTGCAGGACGGCTGGTTCCCGACCGGCGACGTCGCGACCATCAGCCCGGACGGCTACATGCAGATCACCGACCGCAGCAAGGATGTGATCAAGTCAGGCGGCGAGTGGATCGGCACCATCGACCTCGAAAACATCGCGGCCGGGCATCCGGCGGTGCAGCAGGCCGCCTGCATCGGCGTATTTCATCCGAAATGGGACGAGCGACCGTTGCTGGTAGTGGTAAAGAAGCCGGACGCGGACCTCAGCAAGGAAGAGCTGATCAGGTTTTTCGAGGGAAAAATCGCCAAGTGGTGGACGCCCGACGACGTGGTGTTCGTCGACGCGCTGCCGATCGGCGCGACCGGGAAAGTTTTGAAAAACAGGATACGCGAGCAGTTCAAGGAGTACAGGCTGCCGACGGCCTGA